The proteins below are encoded in one region of Juglans microcarpa x Juglans regia isolate MS1-56 chromosome 4D, Jm3101_v1.0, whole genome shotgun sequence:
- the LOC121260330 gene encoding pre-mRNA-splicing factor 38 — MANRTDPAAKSIRGTNPQNLVEKILRSKIYQNTYWKEQCFGLTAETLVDKAMELDHLGGTFGGNRKPTPFMCLVMKMLQIQPEKEIVIEFIKNDDYKYVRVLGAFYLRLTGTDVDVYRYLEPLYNDYRKLRQKLPDGQFSLTHVDEVIDELLTRDYSCDIALPRIKKRWTLESLTSLEPRQSVLEDDFEEEEEKEENEQLDGFEDGAHEKDYYRGRSPARERDRDRRRDRDRYRDRDYDRDYDRERGRGRERERDRERERDRDRDRDRDRDRDRDRYRLRDEKDYGRDREREREWEGRERERRDRDRGRRRSHSRSRSRSRDRKDHEGGEHRKRHARSSASPKRRDGPDDSITREEPKKKKERKEKKDDGTDHPDPEIAAANKLRASLGLKPLK, encoded by the exons ATGGCGAATCGTACGGACCCAGCGGCGAAGAGCATAAGGGGGACAAACCCGCAGAACCTCGTGGAGAAGATTCTGCGGTCAAAGATCTACCAGAACACGTACTGGAAGGAGCAGTGCTTCGGTCTCACCGCAGAGACCTTGGTCGACAAGGCCATGGAGCTCGACCACCTCGGTGGGACCTTCGGCGGGAACCGTAAACCCACGCCCTTCATGTGCCTTGTCATGAAGATGCTCCAGATCCAGCCCGAGAAGGAGATCGTCATTGAGTTCATCAAGAACGACGATTACAA ATACGTGCGAGTACTCGGTGCGTTTTATCTGCGTCTCACAGGAACTGATGTTGATGTCTACCGGTACCTAGAGCCTCTATACAACGATTATAGGAAGCTGAGGCAAAAACTTCCTGATGGAC AATTCTCCTTGACACATGTGGATGAAGTTATTGATGAACTTCTGACAAGGGATTATTCATGTGATATTGCTTTGCCACGTATCAAGaaaag ATGGACTCTTGAATCACTTACTTCACTAGAACCTAGACAGAGTGTCTTGGAAGATGAttttgaggaagaggaagagaaagaggagaATGAACAACTTGATGGTTTTGAAGATGGGGCCCACGAAAAG gACTATTATCGTGGGCGAAGCCCTGCTAGAGAAAGAGATAGGGATAGAAGACGTGACCGTGACAGATACAG GGATCGAGACTATGACAGAGACTATGATAGGGAACGTGGGcgtgggagagaaagagagagagacagggagagggagagggataGGGACAGGGACAGGGACAGGGACAGGGACAGGGACAGGGATCGTTACCGCCTGAGAGACGAGAAGGACTATGGTCGTGATAGAGAGCGAGAAAGGGAGTGGGAAggtagagagagggagaggcgAGACAGGGACCGTGGCAGGAGGAGGAGTCACTCAAGAAGCCGAAGTAGAAGTAGGGATCGCAAGGATCATGAGGGTGGGGAACACCGGAAGAGACATGCACGCAGCAGTGCCAGTCCAAAAAGGCGAGATGGACCCGATGACAGCATCACTCGGGAAGagccaaagaagaagaaagaaagaaaggagaagaaggaTGATGGGACAGACCACCCAGACCCTGAGATAGCTGCAGCTAACAAGCTTCGGGCATCCCTTGGGTTGAAACCGTTGAAGTAG
- the LOC121259802 gene encoding eukaryotic translation initiation factor 3 subunit A-like encodes MSAFAKPENALKRAEELINVGQKQDALQALHDIITSRRHRAWQKTLERIMFKYVELCVDMRRGRFAKDGLIQYRIVCQQVNVTSLEEVIKHFMHLSTEKAEQACNQAQALEEALDVDDLEADKRPEDLMLSYVSGEKEKDRSDRELVTPWFKFLWETYRTVLEILRNNSKLEALYAMTAHRAFQFCKQYKRTTEFRRLCEIIRNHLSNLNKYRDQRDRPDLSAPESLQLYLDTRFEQLKIATELELWQEAFRSVEDIHGLMCMVKKTPKPSLMVVYYAKLTEIFRTSDSHLYHAYAWLKLFTLQKSFNKNLSQKDLQFIASSVVLAALSVPPYKHKRSASHLQLENEKERNLRMANLIRFNLDHKLDNGEVLSRSNLLSELALKGVLSCATQEVKDLYHLLEHDFLPMDLASKIQPFLTKISYLGGKLSSAPSLPEVQLSKYVPALEKLATLRLLQQVSQVYQTLKIESLSQMIPFFEFPVVERISADAVKYNFIAMKVDHMKGVVLFGNSGLDSEGFQDHLVILAESLNKARAKIHTPAKRAPKLGERLPSLADLVEKEHKRLLARKSIIENRKEAQELLLLEVERNAEMRRKKQQLIAEEEEKRRLASEIEKRKNQMILDEIHDKEIAQAKALLEDVGKHRKKKLRKSVLDGENVTKQTIMEMALNEQLRERQEMEKKLQKLAKTMDYLERAKREEAAPLIEAAFEHRLVEEKLLHEREQQLEVELSRQRHDGDLREKNRLTRMLDNKIIFQERVTSLRQVEYDRRKVEREDQIQQMLHTRKREREAMRKTMYFVQNEEEKQRKMEEEEEARKREEAERQRKIDEERRAKLDEIAEKQRQRERELEEKERKRRESLLGRSSNGFSEPTVGSHPLEPGAVAPAAAATTASAAAAAATTASDAAATAGKYVPKFRRERTEDSGQAPPPEPDRWGSSRQDDPTSQPSDRWRMEDRRPSFGGSSSRSTWSSSRIPPRGGSGR; translated from the exons ATGTCAGCTTTTGCCAAACCAGAGAATGCTTTAAAGCGAGCTGAAG AGCTGATAAATGTTGGTCAGAAGCAAGATGCCTTGCAAGCTCTTCACGATATTATAACCTCTAGGAGACATCGAGCATGGCAAAAGACACTCGAAAGGATTATGTTCAAGTATGTAGAACTTTGTGTTGACATGCGGAGGGGCAGGTTTGCAAAGGATGGTTTGATTCAATACCGAATTGTCTGTCAGCAAGTGAACGTTACTTCTTTGGAGGAGGTGATTAAGCACTTTATGCATCTGTCCACTGAGAAAGCTGAGCAAGCTTGTAATCAGGCACAAGCACTGGAAGAAGCTCTTGATGTTGATGACCTGGAAGCAGATAAAAGGCCAGAAGATCTAATGCTAAGTTATGTAAGtggagagaaggagaaggataGGTCTGATCGTGAACTTGTTACCCCTTGGTTCAAGTTCTTGTGGGAGACTTATAGAACGGTGCTTGAAATCTTACGTAACAATTCAAAGTTAGAGGCACTTTATGCG ATGACAGCACACCGGGCCTTCCAGTTCTGCAAGCAATACAAACGAACTACGGAGTTTCGTAGGTTGTGTGAAATTATCCGGAATCATCTTAGTAATCTTAACAAATATAGAGACCAAAGGGATCGACCTGACCTGTCTGCACCTGAGAGCTTGCAGCTGTATCTTGATACAAGATTTGAACAGCTGAAGATTGCTACTGAACTTGAACTCTGGCAG GAAGCTTTCCGTTCTGTTGAAGACATTCATGGATTAATGTGCATGGTTAAGAAAACCCCCAAGCCATCCTTGATGGTGGTTTATTATGCCAAGTTAACTGAAATCTTCCGCACCTCAGACAGCCACCTTTATCATGCTTATGCATGGTTGAAGCTTTTCACCCTTCAGAAAAGCTTCAATAAGAATTTAAGCCAGAAGGATTTGCAATTCATAGCATCATCTGTTGTATTGGCTGCACTTTCAGTGCCCCCCTACAAGCATAAGCGTAGTGCGTCACATTTGCAacttgaaaatgagaaagagCGCAACTTGAGAATGGCTAATCTTATAAGATTCAATCTTGACCATAAACTCGACAATGGAGAAGTG CTTTCGCGGTCAAACCTTCTCTCAGAATTG GCGTTGAAAGGTGTATTGAGCTGTGCAACACAGGAAGTAAAAGATCTTTACCACCTTCTAGAGCATGATTTTCTTCCTATGGATCTTGCATCAAAGATACAGCCCTTCTTGACCAAAATTTCTTACCTTGGGGGTAAGCTTTCTTCAGCTCCCTCTCTTCCTGAAGTTCAACTGTCAAAATATGTTCCCGCCCTGGAAAAGCTTGCTACTCTGAGGTTGCTTCAGCAG GTGTCTCAGGTGTATCAGACACTGAAAATTGAGAGTTTATCTCAGATGATCCCCTTTTTCGAATTTCCTGTGGTTGAGAGGATTTCTGCAGATGctgttaaatataatttcatagCTATGAAAGTTGACCATATGAAGGGTGTTGTATTGTTTGGTAATTCA GGCCTTGACTCTGAAGGCTTCCAGGATCACTTGGTTATCCTTGCTGAATCCTTAAATAAAGCAAGAGCCAAGATTCATACACCTGCAAAGAGAGCACCAAAACTAGGAGAAAGGTTGCCCAGTTTAGCGGATCTTGTGGAGAAGGAGCACAAGAGACTTCTTGCTCGAAAGTCAATCATTGAGAACAGGAAGGAAGCACAAGAACTCCTGCTTTTGGAAGTG GAACGTAATGCAGAGATGAGAAGGAAAAAGCAACAGCTGATTgctgaagaggaagagaaaaggagGCTTGCATCTGAGATTGAGAAGAGGAAGAATCAAATGATCCTTGATGAAATACACGACAAGGAGATTGCACAAGCAAAAGCTTTACTTGAGGATGTTGGAAAGCACCGTAAGAAGAAGTTAAGGAAGTCTGTTTTAGATGGA GAAAATGTGACGAAACAAACTATAATGGAGATGGCCCTGAATGAGCAGCTGAGGGAGAGACaggaaatggagaagaaacTACAAAAACTAGCTAAAACAATGGATTATTTAGAAAGAGCGAAAAGAGAAGAGGCGGCTCCCTTGATTGAAGCTGCATTTGAACATCGTTTAGTTGAAGAGAAGTTGCTTCATGAACGTGAGCA GCAGCTAGAAGTTGAGCTAAGCAGACAGCGGCATGATGGGGACCTCAGGGAGAAGAATAGATTGACACGGATGTTGGACAATAAG ATAATATTCCAGGAAAGAGTGACGAGCCTTCGGCAAGTGGAGTATGACAGACGTAAGGTGGAGAGAGAGGACCAAATTCAGCAAATGCTTCATACTCGGAAACGGGAGAGGGAAGCTATGAGAAAGACAATGTATTTCGTGCAGAATGAAGAGGAGAAACAGAGGaagatggaggaggaggaggaagctCGCAAGCGGGAAG AGGCTGAGAGGCAAAGGAAGATAGACGAGGAACGCAGGGCAAAATTGGACGAGATTGCTGAGAAGCAGAGGCAAAGAGAGcgagaattagaagaaaaagaaaggaagaggagaGAATCTCTTTTGGGGAGATCGAGTAATGGGTTTTCTGAGCCTACTGTTGGTTCCCACCCATTGGAGCCTGGAGCTGTGGCTCCTGCTGCTGCCGCAACCACTGcatctgctgctgctgctgctgcaacCACTGCATCGGATGCTGCTGCCACTGCTGGAAAATACGTGCCTAAGTTCCGGCGAGAGAGAACTGAAGACTCTGGGCAGGCTCCACCTCCTGAACCAGATCGATGGGGTAGCAGCAGGCAGGATGATCCCACGTCCCAACCCAGTGATAGGTGGCGGATGGAAGATCGCCGGCCCTCCTTTGGTGGCAGCAGCTCGAGGTCTACTTGGTCCTCATCCAGAATACCTCCACGTGGTGGATCAGGACGCTGA